Proteins encoded within one genomic window of Citricoccus muralis:
- a CDS encoding DUF6153 family protein, protein MASVAATRSRRGLPDFLRFVLFGGLLVVAIIPGLLAMHTLNLHGTPSAHAPAAMSVTVADSSEPHQGVAHHGSTGSPGLTSGTAHDRGGSCADCGGGDHLGMAMACVLALLLALLVLVPPRLLPEWMHTAPRPFLVKRFIDRLLSRAPSLQVLCISRT, encoded by the coding sequence ATGGCATCCGTCGCCGCAACGCGTTCTCGGAGAGGTCTTCCCGACTTCCTGCGATTCGTGCTGTTCGGCGGGCTGCTGGTGGTGGCGATCATCCCCGGGCTGCTCGCCATGCACACACTGAACCTGCATGGCACCCCCTCCGCGCACGCGCCTGCCGCCATGTCCGTCACCGTCGCCGACTCCAGCGAGCCACACCAGGGTGTGGCGCATCACGGCTCGACGGGCTCACCCGGGTTGACCAGCGGCACGGCTCACGATCGCGGCGGTTCCTGCGCGGACTGCGGGGGTGGCGATCATCTGGGCATGGCAATGGCATGCGTGCTCGCACTGCTACTCGCCCTCCTCGTCCTGGTGCCGCCGCGGCTTCTACCCGAATGGATGCACACCGCACCCCGGCCGTTCCTCGTGAAGCGCTTCATCGACAGGCTGCTGTCTCGGGCGCCGTCACTTCAGGTTCTCTGCATCAGTCGCACCTGA